In Chlorobiota bacterium, the sequence TTAGGGGAGCAGATGCGCCAACTAATGGCGCAATACCCACAAGCCAAATGGATCCAGTACGATGCCGCCGGCCAGCACAACACCCGTGCCGGATTGCGCATGGCCTTGGGTCGCGATGCCGCCGCTAACTACAGCTTCGACAAAGCCAAAATTATCCTTTCGCTGGATGGCGACTTCTTGACGGCAATGCCCGGAAGTGTCCGCTATGCCCGGCATTTTGCCGATGGCCGCCGTGTCCGCAAGCCGGGGGATCCGATGAATCGCTTGTACGTTGCCGAAAGCTCGCCAACGCTAACCGGCGCAAAAGCCGATCACCGCTTGCCAACTATGGCCAGCGAGATTGAAAGCGTGGCGCGGATTATCGCCAGCAAACTTGGCGTTGCCGGCGCGGCCGCAACCAACGGAAAACCAGAATGGCAAAAATGGATTGACGCAGCCGTCAAGGACCTGCAAGCCAATCGCGGAGCCAGCCTTGTTGTTGCTGGCGAATCGCAACCAGCGGCGGTTCACGTGGTTGCCCACGCCATCAACCAGGCACTGGGGAACATTGGCACCACCGTCAACTACATCGAGCCTGTTGAAAACGTCCAGGGCGACCAGCTTGAGGCAATGCGCCAATTAGCCGCCGATATGGATGCTGGGAATGTGGGGATGCTGATTGTCATCGGTGCCAATCCCGTCTATGATGCTCCGGCGGATCTTGACTTCGCCAAAAAAATGGAGAAAGTGGGGCTGCGGATTCACTTGGGCTTGTACCAGGACGAGACCTCGTGGCTGTCGCATTGGCACTTGCCGATGTCGCACGCGCTGGAATCCTGGGGCGATGCCCGCGCCTTCGACGGAACAACAACGATTGTCCAGCCGCTGATCGCGCCGTTGTACGATTCCAAATCGGTCCATGAACTGCTGGCGATGATGATGGATGCCAGCCCCAACGGCTACGAAATCGTCCGCAACTTCTGGAAAGAACGGCTTACCGGTGACTTCGAGAAAAGCTGGCAGATTGTGCTGAACGATGGGCTGGTGAAGCCAGAGATGATGAAATCTGGAGTTACCACACCGGCAGCAACACCAGCACCCGCACCGTCCGCGCCTGCAACGCCGGCAGCTGATACGGCTGCCCCCGCGCCAGCGGCACCGGCAAGCACGCCCGCGCCGACATCTTCGACAATCGCTGGAACTGGTGCGGTTCAAATCCCCCCGCCAACTCCGTACACATCGGCTGGGATGGAGCTGAACTTCCGCCCCGACCCGAACATCCGCGATGGCCAGTATGCCAACAACGGTTGGTTGCAGGAGCTTCCAAAACCGCTAAGCCTGCTGACGTGGGATAACGCAGTTCTTATCGGCCCCAAAACAGCCGAGGAGCAAGGGCTGAAGAATTTTGACGTTGTTGATTTAGCGTATCAAGGGCGCATCGTCACCGGTCCGGTATGGGTGCTGCCGGGCCATCCCGATAAAAGCGTGACGGTCTATCTGGGCTATGGCCGCGAGCGTGCCGGGCGCGTTGGAACCAACCAAGGGTTCAATGCCTACAAGCTCCGGACCTCCAACGCCCCATGGTTTGGGCTTGGGTTGGAGCTTCGGAAGACGGGGGAGTTCTACCAGCTTGTCACCACGCAAGATCACTCCAGCATCGAAGGGCGGAATCTTTATCGCTACGGAACCAACGACCAGTTCCAGAAGCAGCCAGATTTTGTGAAGGAGATGGAGCACGTCAAGGACCCAATCTCCCTCTACAAGCCATACGAGTACAGGGGATATGCATGGGGAATGGCGATTGACCTTACGGCCTGCATCGGCTGCAACGTTTGCACGATTGCCTGCCAAGCCGAAAACAACATTCCGGTAGCTGGG encodes:
- a CDS encoding TAT-variant-translocated molybdopterin oxidoreductase, whose amino-acid sequence is MPEADDHTEVGIKSTVDLAEIREKLTQNRGPQYWKSLEQLAETKEFQDHIKHEFPSGADQMLDPVTRRSFLKVMGASVALAGVSACFKQPDEKIVPFVKAPEQIIPGKPLYYATALTLGGYATGVLVESHLGRPTKVEGNPDHPASLGATDAFTQAEILRMYDPDRSQTVINRGEISTWKTFADEFSAKLGVQKAKGGAGLRILSETTASPTLGEQMRQLMAQYPQAKWIQYDAAGQHNTRAGLRMALGRDAAANYSFDKAKIILSLDGDFLTAMPGSVRYARHFADGRRVRKPGDPMNRLYVAESSPTLTGAKADHRLPTMASEIESVARIIASKLGVAGAAATNGKPEWQKWIDAAVKDLQANRGASLVVAGESQPAAVHVVAHAINQALGNIGTTVNYIEPVENVQGDQLEAMRQLAADMDAGNVGMLIVIGANPVYDAPADLDFAKKMEKVGLRIHLGLYQDETSWLSHWHLPMSHALESWGDARAFDGTTTIVQPLIAPLYDSKSVHELLAMMMDASPNGYEIVRNFWKERLTGDFEKSWQIVLNDGLVKPEMMKSGVTTPAATPAPAPSAPATPAADTAAPAPAAPASTPAPTSSTIAGTGAVQIPPPTPYTSAGMELNFRPDPNIRDGQYANNGWLQELPKPLSLLTWDNAVLIGPKTAEEQGLKNFDVVDLAYQGRIVTGPVWVLPGHPDKSVTVYLGYGRERAGRVGTNQGFNAYKLRTSNAPWFGLGLELRKTGEFYQLVTTQDHSSIEGRNLYRYGTNDQFQKQPDFVKEMEHVKDPISLYKPYEYRGYAWGMAIDLTACIGCNVCTIACQAENNIPVAGKDQVFMGREMHWIRVDRYFEGGLDNPMVHYQPVPCMQCERASCEVVCPVGATVHSDEGLNDMVYNRCVGTRYCSNNCPYKVRRYNFFQYSDEKTPVVKLGRNPDVTVRNRGVMEKCTYCVQRINHARIDAKREGRSIYDGEIKTACEIACPTGAITFGNLNDPKSRVVEMKKSKLNYRMLEELNTEPRTSYLASIRNPNPELAEPVKTENSHA